cgggatGGCGCAGGTCGGCCGGCGGCGCGAAcccggcccagatctgggccctatgggccccatctgggtcctagcgcgccggtcttggcgttgcctcgcTGCTCTCTGCGCGGTGATGAGGTGGAGCGGCACGTCTTCTGCAGCGCGAAGGCGGGGGCTTTACGGGCATCTGAGCGCCCGGCCGGACCTGTGTGCCCACGGGTCTGGTTTGCCCCTGCTATTGCGTCTGGTTCTTTTACCGTCATTGACGGTGGAGGTTGAGCCCTCCCGCGTACCGACGGTGTTGTTGCCCTAGTCCCGGCTCCTCCTCATCGTTGTGCAGACCCTACTTCGTGGTGCCGTGGTGAGACGGCGTGGAAGCTTCAAGTCCGTGTTGGCGCAGGGTGGTGGTCGGTTTGGTGGCGCGCTCCGGAGCGCCTGAGGGGTGGGTTGGGATCGGGAGAAATCCCTGTCGGCTTGGCTGACACCGGCGTGACGGCGCTTGCGGGTGTCGTCAGTCCTTCCTGGAGGGCGTCGGGGCGACCCTTCCTATCCCCTCGCcgcgtaccgggggaaacccttcgcagcagcgtcgtcgtcgtcgcaTCCCTTCTTGGAGATGTTGCTTGGTGCCGGTATTCCGGAGTCGTGGAGCTTGGCGGGAGGTCTCCGGTGGGCGCAGCGGTCGCGAGGCTTCTTCGTTTTTCGTTGATCCGTCGTTCTTGGtatttgtttcttttttattttctcttcCGTTTCTTTTGGGCGTGACTGTGCTGCTTCCGCCCCAGCACCTATCGTTGGCTGTATCGTGGTGGTTGCTTTGTAATACAAAGCGGGGGAAACCCTTTCTCGGAATGATGCCTGCAGGCTGCAGGCACCCATCCCAGGAAAAACAACGCGTCTGGATAGATTGGAGAGTAGGATTTGAGCTGGCAATGCCATGTGGGCTGCGAATCAGTGAGGCCACCAAGAATCGATGCTAGTGATAACTGATAAAATTATGGATCTTCTCCTCCCAGGGTCCCCAAACCACCCACCTGACGGCCCGTCGATCTTTTCCTCCCCCCGGTTCCCAAAACCACCCACCTAAGCTGTATTGCGAAAATTAGCAGAAAGTTtatttttttttcctttcattTCGTGCCATGTTCAGCTCCAGAGTTTGTTGAATCAATATATGGTGTCGGGGCACCGGCAGGGCTGATGCCTGGAACGAACTAACATTATATTGTTCAGAATTCAGGTGCACCGAATTGGGCTAGCTTACTAGTAGATTTTATTTTTTCTCTATAGCTCCTTCCTTCCCTGCTTGCTTATTCAGGACCTGCATACATGCCTTGCATGCATGTGCTGATGATTGCTTTGCCTTGTCCGAGACTGGGCACAGGTCAACATACATACTGGTAAGTTACATAGTTTAGAATAGTGTATTATCGGTGAAAAATCATCACAGAGAATCTACATACAGATCTCTTGCATAAACAAATATGGATTATTTGATAAAGAAAGGCAATTATTGCGGTACTAAGCACGCTCATGGACAAGCGTCAATGATGCCGGCCTCAATCCCAGGGAGAACATTGCATCTGGATTATATTTGCTGGATAGTGAGAGGAAGATTGGACTGGAAGATTTGAGCTGGCAGGCATGTGATGGGCACTGCGAATCGGTGAGGCCACGGGGGATGATGGTGATAAGATTCTGGATCTTCTCCTACCTCTACCTGTGTCCCCGACCACCCACCCCCACTTGACGGCAGGAATTATTTTTGGCGCCCGCGGTGTCGATCGGTCACTTCCGCGGTTGCTGACATGGCACCAGGATGAAGAAGATGCTTCTTTCCTCTGCCCCATATGCATGCTACCGGCTCTTGCCCTGGtgcatgcacgcatgcaggtatGTTGGTTGCTGCATGCCGCGAGACCAGAAAGGGAAAATAATGTAGTACCCTTTAAGAAAAAAAATCATTGCCAAATTCATACTCATACATACACAATCAATCAGTTTTATTGGTAGatagttgtgtgtgtgtgtgtgtgtgtgtgtgtgtgtgtgtgtgtgcagggATGGTAGATAGATATAAAATTTGTGTAATTTCATATGAAAAAAAGAGGTTGTCTTTCCTCCTCAAGAAAAGTCTCCTTCACCCGCATGCGCCGTCGCCGATCTGTGCCATCTCCGATGGCCTTTGGGCGGTGGAGGCGCGGAGGATCCCGCCGGCGAGAGGGACCCTGTCTTCGCTTTTGTTAAGCTCAACATCTTGGTTGGGGTTGTGTGGCGGTGGAGATGTACCTCAATAGGAATAATGTTTCCCACGGCCTATCCCCGTCCAGATTTGTTGGAGgatgtgtggaggtgtgtcttcgTCAGATCTCGCGGGATTTGCTCGCTGCTGGTCTTCGATGGATCTATTTGGATCCAGCTTTTGTTTGTTTTTTCGTTCGTGTGATTGCAGGTTTTCCGTTCTACAACTCTCTTCGCTGACGATGATTGCTGCTCTTGTGCGTTGATCGTTTAGGGCCTTCGTAGGTTGACATTTCGACTGTCAACTACAACAATGTTTGCCCGGCTTTGGTGAGGAAGGAGCGATGACGGCAACGTGCATTTTGGCTAGCTCCAGTGATTATAGTTGTCGCTACGTGGTTCATTGATCtggttgtaatttttattacctCTGTTGGGAAATTAGCACACAATTGCACTTGTGGTTAACTGAAAACTGCAGCGGAAACAAGTAATCTCAGCACCACATCATGTACTAACTCAAGGATCGTTGCTTAGCACGGAAGGAAACATATGCAACAGCATATATGGAGGCAGGAAATGTTACTCAGCAGGCAAGACACTCCTCAGCCTATTGTCTTGTGGTAGGAGTAAGTTTTCCTGACAGCATCAAGCATCAACAAAGAGACACCAGATTTTTACGTGTAAAACCCCTCAACTTGAGGGGAAAAAACCACGGGCCGAAGCCACCCAAATCCTCTTCCACTATTATCAAATGCGGGATACAACAAGTTCTTCTCTAGACAGCACTAGAGGATCTCATACATCAAGATTTCTGAATCTTGGATGAACACAACATGATTTGGGGCTCAAGAACTAGGGATTGGAACAATCTCACCAAAGATGGTGGAACCGAAGCTTGAATGAGACAAGGTAGTGGATCTGGACCATCACAACCTTGGGGAGGAGctcccttttcttcttccttcaatcttcctcttcttcccttgCTGTCTTGGTTTTCTCTCTTCTTCTCTCTTGGAGGATGAACTGATTTTCGTCACACTTGCTGGTGGCTGCTGGATAGAGGGTAAAGCATCCCCATCCACACATGTGCAAAGTCCAAAATGACCCTAGGTCATAACCCTAATGGGTAGTGGGCTTATGCACCTCTTTGGGCTGCCTAAAAGGCCTTTAAATGGTCATCTCCTCACAGCCCACATGAGGAGGATATCCCAACAAATCTCCCCCTCCAACTCATGAGGGGGCACCGCCATGCTTGTACCTTGCAACATGCTTGTAGCTTCTCATTTGGCAATATCTTGGTCATCATATCTGAACCATTGTCGTCGGTATGGATCTTCTCAAGTTTCAGCAACTTGGAACTCACAACATCTCGAATCCAATGGTACCTCACATCAATGTGCTTGGTTCGAGAGTGATAGCTTGAATTCTTGGCAAGATGAATAGCATTCTGACTGTCACAAAATAGAACATACTTCTCTTGCTTCATGCCGAGCTCTTGCAAGAAGTTCTTCATCCACAAAACCTCCTTGCCAGCATCAACTGCTGCAATGTACTCACCTTTTGTAGTTGATGTAGAGACACATTTTTGCAATCTTGATTGCCATGACATTGCTCCCCCTGCATAAGTCATCAGATATCTGGATGTGGACTTCCTACGATCCTTGTCACCTGCATAATCTGCATCTGTATAGCCCTGCAATACAGGATCACCATTTCCAAAGCATAGACAAGATGTAGAAGTACCCTTGAGATACCTGAGAATCCACTTCACTGCTTCCCAGTGAGCTTTACCTGGATTTGTCATGAACCGGCTAACAACTCCAACTGCATAGGCAATGTCAGGCCTAGTGCATACCATGGCATACATCAAACTGCCCACAGCAGATTGGTAAGGTACTTTCCTCATTTCTTATTTCTCCTTCTTGCTTGTAGGACATTGTTTTGAATTCAGTTTGTGATGGCCTGCAAGCGGAGAGATAACAGATTTTGCATCTTTCATATTGAACCTTTCAAGTACCTTCTCAATGTATCTTTCCTGTGAGAGCCAAAGCAGCTTCTTTGATCTATCACGGGAGATCTTCATGCCAAGTATTTGCTTAGCTGGTCCTAAATCCTTCATGGCAAATGATTTACTCGATGCCTTCTTGAGGAGAGCAATCCCCTTTGTGCCATTTCCAACAATTAGCATATCATCAACATACAACAAGAGAATAATGAAGTCACCCTCGACGTACCTcttcataaagacacaatgatCATGTTGTGCTTTATGGTAACCAAGCCCAGTCATAAAAGACTCAAAATTCTTGTACCACTTCCGAGGAGCTTGCTTCAAGCCACACAagctcttcttcaatttgcaaacTAAGTGCTCCTTGCCTGCAACCATGAATCCCTCTGGCTGCTCCATGTATATCTCCTCCTCTAGGTCACCATGTAAGAATGCAGTCTTCACATCAAGTTGTTCAATTTACAAGTCCATGGTGGCAGCCATGCCAAGCACAACTCGGATCGAAGACATCTTGACCACTAGAGGGAATATCTCACTATAATCAATGCCCTTTTTCTGACTGAATCCTTTCACAACCAATCTGGCCTTGTACCTTGGATGTGAGGTGTTTTCTTCAGTCTTCACTCTGTACACCCACTAGTTCTTGAGTGCTTTCTTGCCCTTTGGCAGTTTCACCAACTCAAAGGTATCATTCTCATACAGGGAATTCATCTCATCCTGCATGGCTTCTGACCATTCTTCCTTGTTCTCATCAGACATTGCCTCCTCATATCATGAGGGCTCACCTGCATCTGTCATCAACACATATTGATGTGGTGGATATTTAGAAGAAGGAATGTGACCTCTTTCACTTCTTCTTTGCTACTGCACTAGTGGTGAATCAGGTAGATTTTCGTTGGCATCATCATTAccaacttcatcatcatcatcacttgATGGTTGCTCGCCACTTTGACTTGTACTGCCTTGATCAGTTGCATCTCCACTTTCTTCAGTGTCATCATCTCCCCCATGATTGTCATGAATGAGAGGAGGACAGATTGGATCCATATCAACCTGAGGTGTGTTGGTCATTGGCTTCTCTGGTTTCCCAATATCTTTTATTGTTTCATCTTCAATGAACACCACATCTCGGCTTCTCATAATCTTCCTATTTACTGGATCCCACAACCTGTAGCCAAACTCTTCacttacactagtagaaaagggcctattgtcccggttcgtgagggccttctgtcccggtttgtgaaccgggactaaaaggtcgttactaatgccttgGCCTTTAGTTtcggttcttacatgaaccgggacagaaggtcctccacgtggccgctgcggccagcccaggcagggggcctttggtcccggttggtgacaccaaccgagaccaataggcatccacgcgtcagcatctgGCTGGAGCTGAGCTTTTTTTAAGGGGCtgatttaggggttttgggggttaatttaggttgttattgaGTTGCTATTAGAGAGAATtatcctctcttatatctccgtgcttggtttaccaacgcttcgtactgctatgcctaaacatggcttagattgaagtgaaggcaacatgtggtgcatgtcgaaagtaatactaatcctaacttgatcaagtttggattgtactactttcgacatgcaccacat
The sequence above is a segment of the Aegilops tauschii subsp. strangulata cultivar AL8/78 chromosome 6, Aet v6.0, whole genome shotgun sequence genome. Coding sequences within it:
- the LOC120966742 gene encoding LOW QUALITY PROTEIN: retrovirus-related Pol polyprotein from transposon TNT 1-94 (The sequence of the model RefSeq protein was modified relative to this genomic sequence to represent the inferred CDS: substituted 4 bases at 4 genomic stop codons) — encoded protein: MALEESATTSGMIKLDSSNYSLWKPMMEDILYCKDLYEPIGKDKIPTGVTEEEWRVLHRKAIGMIRLYINQNIFHHVANDTNAYEMWQKLESMYERKTSMNKASVIKRLAKLEYRDGTSVIEHMNVFQCHINQLSPLKINFEDEVQALLLLSSMPDSWNTLVVSLSNSAPDGKMTLEMVKNSMLNEEARKKEKGDASSSDAYVAETHGKNENRGHSNTRFQQGKNKSRERSKSKLRKDISCFHCGNPGHIKSECRKYKRELAEGKLTKKTEQKAESSSTMTATDEHYLVIEDSDSYSVVRDDAMSWVVDSGASFHITSHKEYFTSYTSGVTGQVRMGNSGSSAIVGKGSICIETNTGCGLVLDDVRHVPDIRLNLLSVGKLDDIKHPSYFGEGKWKLTKGSLIVARGSKQGNLYVTKTKLCNEVLNIAEKDTSVELWHKRLGHMSEKGMHALARMEYLPELKENVLDIMHIDVCSMTEKSHGEALYFVNFIDDHSRKVFVYVLKHEYQTLEAFKEFHAKVERETGRKLKCVRSNNGGEYRGPFERLWDPVNRKIMRSRDVVFIEDETIKDIGKPEKPMTNTPQVDMDPICPPLIHDNHGGDDDTEESGDATDQGSTSQSGEQPSSDDDDEQRRSERGHIPSSKYPPHQYVLMTDAGEPSXYEEAMSDENKEEWSEAMQDEMNSLYENDTFELVKLPKGKKALKNXWVYRVKTEENTSHPRYKARLVVKGFSQKKGIDYSEIFPLVVKMSSIRVVLGMAATMDLXIEQLDVKTAFLHGDLEEEIYMEQPEGFMVAGKEHLVCKLKKSLCGLKQAPRKWYKNFESFMTGLGYHKAQHDHCVFMKRYVEGDFIILLLYVDDMLIVGNGTKGIALLKKASSKSFAMKDLGPAKQILGMKISRDRSKKLLWLSQERYIEKVLERFNMKDAKSVISPLAGHHKLNSKQCPTSKKEKXEMRKVPYQSAVGSLMYAMVCTRPDIAYAVGVVSRFMTNPGKAHWEAVKWILRYLKGTSTSCLCFGNGDPVLQGYTDADYAGDKDRRKSTSRYLMTYAGGAMSWQSRLQKCVSTSTTKGEYIAAVDAGKEVLWMKNFLQELGMKQEKYVLFCDSQNAIHLAKNSSYHSRTKHIDVRYHWIRDVVSSKLLKLEKIHTDDNGSDMMTKILPNEKLQACCKVQAWRCPLMSWRGRFVGISSSCGL